In a single window of the Paenibacillus sp. MMS20-IR301 genome:
- a CDS encoding EAL domain-containing protein: protein MRQEERKTIHAAILGAALFLLIQIFRAPLGQIEDKDLILAFYLILGCCTVAFGFAVFAQGWLLFANKLSRARLYTSALFLGVSIFDFLHILSFVGIPAVSSYIDPAQSLWLLTFSRLASALGIVFIFSRSDEQVPVDSKTKVFRNSALLIAFFLTGLVLANLVVPGLAGYAWMETARDLLNMAVLFVYLLGVGIIVYPGNIEKSASLLIIIRALVFFALGQVFFMNLLSVGELDYFFGMLSSGAAYYLLLTGVYRLTLEEPFQEDQQAEARINYLAYHDDLTGLPNRRRLMQRMEEIVIQSENDKSRGFAGLVIMNINHFKNINDSLGHYAGDLLLQLVSQRIGSEVKANEELYSMGADEFAFLMTERTGLENCLVRANELLRLFETPVGLESGEYHISLSLGMSIYPGDGDTAEQLIQNADTAVHNAKEQGVEIRRYIPAMQMKAKERLKLENDLRRALERDEFFLVYQPQVQLESEEIVGMEALLRWNHPKRGLVSPVDFIPIAEESGLIVPIGEWVLKTACLQNKQWQDAGYRPICVSINLSMRQFLQPNLAGKIGAILADIGLDPGYVDLEITESMTLDKETAFDQLNRLKRLGVFISIDDFGTGYSSLHYLKNMPIDRLKIDRSFVSEVMEDSNNAAIVSTITSMAHHLKLKVTAEGVENKEQLNFLRQQHCHEAQGYLFSKPVKAAEFEQAFLKPLLGLPS, encoded by the coding sequence TTGCGGTTTTCGCCCAGGGATGGTTATTATTTGCCAATAAATTATCCAGAGCAAGATTGTATACCTCAGCGCTTTTTTTAGGTGTCAGCATCTTTGATTTTCTGCATATACTCAGTTTCGTCGGTATTCCTGCAGTTTCCTCCTATATTGATCCCGCACAATCCCTGTGGCTGCTGACCTTTTCGCGGCTGGCGAGTGCGCTGGGAATTGTCTTTATTTTCAGCAGGTCAGATGAGCAGGTGCCCGTTGACAGCAAAACCAAGGTATTCCGTAATTCGGCTCTGCTGATTGCATTTTTTTTGACAGGACTTGTGCTGGCCAATCTGGTTGTTCCTGGTCTGGCAGGCTATGCCTGGATGGAGACGGCCAGGGATCTGCTGAATATGGCGGTATTGTTCGTTTATCTGCTTGGAGTGGGAATTATCGTCTATCCGGGCAACATTGAGAAGTCAGCCTCACTGCTGATCATCATCCGTGCGCTGGTGTTTTTTGCCCTGGGCCAGGTCTTCTTTATGAATCTGCTCAGTGTCGGGGAGCTGGATTATTTCTTCGGAATGCTCAGCAGCGGCGCAGCCTACTATCTTTTGCTGACCGGGGTTTACAGACTGACGCTGGAAGAGCCCTTTCAGGAGGATCAGCAGGCAGAGGCGCGGATTAACTATCTGGCGTATCACGATGATCTGACCGGCCTTCCGAACAGACGGCGCCTGATGCAGCGCATGGAAGAGATCGTTATTCAGAGCGAGAATGATAAAAGCCGGGGATTCGCCGGACTCGTCATCATGAACATCAATCATTTCAAGAATATTAATGACTCGCTTGGCCATTACGCAGGCGATTTGCTGCTGCAGCTGGTCTCCCAGCGGATCGGCAGTGAGGTTAAAGCCAATGAAGAGCTGTACAGTATGGGAGCCGATGAGTTCGCCTTTCTTATGACAGAGCGGACCGGGCTGGAGAACTGTCTAGTCCGGGCAAATGAGCTGCTGCGGCTGTTTGAAACACCGGTAGGCCTGGAATCCGGCGAGTATCATATCTCGCTGAGTCTGGGCATGAGCATCTATCCCGGAGACGGAGATACAGCGGAGCAGCTGATCCAGAACGCGGATACCGCAGTACATAACGCCAAGGAGCAAGGAGTGGAGATCCGCCGCTACATTCCGGCTATGCAGATGAAGGCGAAGGAGCGCCTCAAGCTGGAGAATGATCTGCGCAGAGCGCTGGAGCGTGATGAATTCTTCCTGGTCTATCAGCCGCAGGTGCAGCTGGAATCTGAAGAGATTGTCGGCATGGAGGCGCTGCTGCGCTGGAATCACCCGAAGCGCGGGCTGGTCTCGCCGGTGGATTTCATCCCGATTGCCGAGGAGAGCGGACTGATTGTTCCCATTGGTGAATGGGTGCTGAAGACAGCCTGTCTGCAGAACAAACAATGGCAGGATGCTGGCTACCGGCCGATCTGCGTCTCCATTAACCTGTCCATGCGCCAGTTCCTGCAGCCGAATCTTGCCGGTAAAATAGGCGCTATATTAGCGGATATCGGCCTAGACCCGGGTTATGTTGATCTCGAGATTACGGAGAGCATGACCCTGGATAAGGAAACAGCCTTTGACCAGCTGAACCGGCTGAAAAGACTGGGTGTGTTCATCAGTATTGACGATTTCGGCACGGGCTACAGCTCACTGCATTATTTGAAAAATATGCCGATTGACCGCTTGAAGATCGACCGTTCCTTTGTTTCTGAAGTGATGGAGGACAGCAACAATGCGGCTATTGTCTCGACCATTACCTCCATGGCCCATCACTTGAAGCTGAAGGTTACAGCGGAAGGCGTAGAGAATAAGGAGCAGCTGAATTTCCTGCGCCAGCAGCATTGTCATGAAGCACAGGGGTATTTATTCAGCAAGCCGGTGAAGGCGGCAGAATTCGAGCAGGCCTTTCTGAAGCCGCTCCTCGGTCTGCCATCGTAA